The Vibrio quintilis DNA window CAAATCTTCACTCTGGTCCGGGAGAAACTACCCATGCCGACGCAATCATCAACCAGCATCTGGTTCAGCTGTTTGTAAATTGCTGTTCTTTCAGGACTTGGCTGCATGACAGAAGCTTTCTTAAACAGTTTGTCATATTCCGGGTTGTTATAGTTGGCGCTGTTAGCACCCGGTGAACGGTTTGGACCGTAGAAAAGTTGCAGGGTATTTTCCGCATCCGGATAGTCGAGGCCCCAGCCCATCGGAACCAGCATGGTTTTGCTTTGCTTCAGATCCTTATTGAAATCACCAAAGTTGGCATAGGCTTTCAGCTTGATTTTCTTCTTCGGATAACCAATTTTCATCAGGTTGCCGCGGAACTGCTCATAGAATTGTTTATCCCGGACACCTGAATTACTGGCAGGGTAAACCAGGACCGGCAGGTTTCTCGCATTCCAGCCATTCTCTTTTAAGAGTTTCTTCGCACCGGCAATATCCTGCGTGATAGATGATTTATCCATATTCGGGTCAAAACCATCGGTGCCGGGAACGATAAAGCCCGGGTAAGCTTCACCCATGCCCAGGTAGAAACGGGAAATTCGTTCCGGCCAGTTGAAGGATTTGATAATCGCACAGCGCAGTGCTTTATTCTGCGCATTGATTTTCGGATCACTGGAACGGGCAAAGTATTCATTATCAAAGTTAAACATGTTGAAAACCATGCCAGACTCAGTGGCGACCCGGAAATTATCTTTTTCAGCATATTCAGGCTTCAGCTTGACCGGATGTCTGGATGCCAGCACGGTTTCCAGCTGTTCATTTTGAAGAGTGGTGTTGACAATTTCGTTGCCTTTGCTGAATGAATTCCAGCGGGCAGAAACCTGTTTGACCCAGTTTGCTTCGACACGATCAACGATTGGCAGGGTTTTACCTTCAAGTTCCGCAATGCCGGTATAGCCTTGTGTTTTCGGGTCATAACCTGCTTCTTTCAGGTGGAAGACTTCATGACGATAGCCCGGGTTTTTCAGCAGCACAGTTTTCGTACTGTTATGCGAGGTTAATTTAAACGGACCACTGCCAACCGGGTGCAGGCCAAATTCACGGCCATATTTTTCAACCGCTTCTCTTGGGACCAGTGCTGAATATCCCATCGCCAGCGTATAGGTCATCTGCGGGAACTTCTGGTTCAGCTTGATTTGGATGGTATATTTATCCAGTGCTTTTAAGCCTTCGACCGGCTTACTGTAGTCAGCACCGTCTTTGCCCCACTGATCAAGGCCGGCAATTTTATCAGTCCAGAGCCAGGAGCCCTGCGACATATTTTTTGGATCGAAGTGTCGTTTAATTGAGTAAACAAAATCTTTGGCAGTAACTTCACGGCCTTTGCCGTTTTTAAATGCCGGATCGTCAATAAAGTGAATACCGGGTTTGATTTTAATGGTATAAGTCAAACCATCATCAGAGACCGTTGGCATGTCAACTGCCAGATTGGGTTTGAGTTCGTAAGGTACTTTCAGGTAGCGGTATTCATAAAGCGTGTCGTAAACCGCGGTGACGATCGTGTTACTGTAGGTTGTACCGGACTGAACCGGATCGAACGTCGTTGGTGTGCCGTCTTCGGAAAACTTCAGGACCTTTTCAGCGGCATTCGCGGTAAAGGCAACCGACATCATGACGGCAAGCGGCAATAGCTTCGCCTTACTATTGATTTTCATCATACAAATTCCCTTTTGTGTTTTTTCAAAATATGGAAAATATTTAACGATTGAGAATGAAAGTTATCATGCATTTATTTTGATTTGTAAAACAATAACGGTTTAATTAAGACATTCCGCAAAGGATTGATCAAATCAGAATTAAAATCAAATTTTATCCCGGGGATTAAAATATTTATTTGATGTAAATGCAGAGAATGGAACTAAATGATTTTTTTGTAAATTGCCTGTCTTTTAATGAAATGGTTTTCACAGCTCTTAGTAATATTTATATTAATAATTAATTGTTTTATTTATATTGACGCAATCGTTTTCTTTTGTGATTTTAATTGCCATATGCTATATAAAACAATCAGTTAGCTTAGTTTTATTTTTATTCGATATAATTACCGAATTTGGTTTTTTTAACCAAATACCCCCTTTGATATAAGATAAATATCTGTTTTTTGTTTTTGATGCCTGCGAATCCATAATGAATATATCAATAACTGAATCGATTCAAAGTGACTTATTTTTCAGATATTTGTATGCATTCTGAATTTACCTGAGTCTGATGGTTATTTCATCTGTCATCGCTTTAGTGTCAGCTATTCTGAACAAACAGACAGATCTTATAAACATCAAAATGAATATACAAAAGTTATTTTTTTCTGAAAACAGGTTGTTCTGTGAACGATTTTCATGAATTATATTTCTTGTATTATGCTTAATCATTCATCATGAGTTATCGTAATTCAGTTTTTTTGAATAAACATGAGAATGAGCCGATGAGTTTATTCTGAGCTGTTTTTCTCACATAATCCGGGACTTCCAATAAATCTGATGAAATATTATTCAGCTCTCCGGGGGCTGTTTTTCCGGGTCACAGGCTGTCTCCTGAATGGCTTTGACTTTGTCAATCCGGTTGCCATCGAGCGTGATAATTTCAAACTGCCATCCCTGCCACCGGATTTGATCACCGGCCTCAGGCAGGTTATTAAACAGCCACATCAGCATGCCACCCAGTGTGTGATAAGCTCCTTTTTCTTCCTCTTCACCAGGCAGGCTTTTCAGCTTCAGAATATCCTGCACAACAACTATCGGAATCAGCCCGTCCAGTACCCAGCTTCCATCTTCATTTTCTACTGACCACAAATCTTCCGGGTGGCGGTTTTTAAATTCTCCGGTCAGCGCCTCCAGTAAATCCAGTGCGGTCACGATACCCTGCAGATCGCCGTACTCATCCACGATGAATACCATCGGGTCGCCGGTATCGCGGAAGTGCTCCAGTAACCGGGTACCGTTCCAGTTTTCCGGAATATAAACCGCAGGTAACAGGGTATCTGCAATATTGCCGTGGTTGAGTTCTCCTTTTAACTGCTGACGAAGCAAGTGCTTGGATGAGGTGATTCCCTTGATATGATCAAATCCGCCGTTGCAGACCGGAAACCAGGCATGTTCAGAATTTAACAGGGTTTGAAGATTACTGGATACCGGGTGAGAAGCATCCAGAAAAATGGTTTCACTTCTGGGAGTCATTAAAGATGTCACTTTACGTTCATCCAGCCTCAGGGCATTGCGGACCATTTCATGTTCATGGGGATCAATCAGGCCGGTCTGTGAACCTTCGTCTAACACGGCTTCAATATCTTCTTCAGTCAGCTCTGCTCTTTTCTGTGTCCGTTCGCCACACAAAAAAAGGATAAAGTCAGTTGAATAAGCCAGTAAAAACACAAAGGGTTTAGCACTGGTTGCCAGAATGGAAACCGGAAAAGCCATCATCCGGGCAATACTTTCGGCATGTGTCTGGGCCAGCCGCTTTGGGACCAGCTCACCGATCACGATGGTAATATAGGTAATGCTGATAACGACAATGGCGGTTGCAATCCCGGTACAAGCCTGAATGCTGAGCCCTGAATGATGTAATAATTCGGCTAAAGGCCCCGCCAGTGCAGCTTCACCGAAGATACCGTTCAATAAGCCGATGGCCGTAATGCCTATCTGGACGGTGGAAAGAAACTGTGTGGGTTCTTCCCCCAGCAGGATAGCACGTGCAGCCGCTTTATCTCCTTCTTCTGCCTGTTTTTGCAGGCGGTTCTTTTTGGCAGTGACAAGGGCAATTTCAGACATGGCTAAAACCCCGTTCAGTAATATCAGTGCCATCAGAATAATAATTTCCAAGCAGAACTCCTTTGTTTTGCTGACGCTTATACCCAAGCAACCTGAACCCTGCATCTTCAGGTTGTTTGGGTATATGTACCGGCTTATGCATATTTATGAATCATAGCGGATCTTCCCGCCGGGATACTGACAACATAAGCGCTTTTGAGGCAGAAAAATGTTAGCTGTGCAAAAGAACAACCAGTCCGTTGATTTATCTCCCGTCAATATATCTACCCAGGTAACCCTGCATCTTCAGGTTGTTTGGGCATAAAGGTATTCCTGTATGGTCTGTCCGGATGAAGGGGCTTGGGTATATTATACGGGTTAAACACCGGATAAAGCAGGTGTTAATCCGCTTTATCCGGTGTGTTGACAATTGCCGGACCGTTATTTTTTCACTGTCACAAAAGAAGCCGCAGAGATGCCTTTTTGTAAAGCCAGTGCGCCTGGTGTCGTCTGGCTGACCACCATTTCCTGACTGACAGAGAAGGTGACAGGCTGAATATCGGATATATCTGAAGAACTGCTGATATAAGCCCGGTAAGTGCCGGGTTCGATAATCCACTGGTTATGCGCTGAGTCAAAGCTTGCCAGTGTCTGAGCAGGAATATCAAATTTGATCGTCTGAGATTGTCCCGGTGCCAGCATCCGGGTTTTCGCAAATGCTTTCAGTTCTGTGGCCGGTTTTTTCAGTTTAACTTCAGGTGCAGCAATATAGACCTGAGCAACTTCTTTGCCTTTTGTGTCACCGGTGTTTGTGACCCTTGCCTGCAGACTGATCAGCGGAGATGTCTGGTCGCCGGACTGTGCTTTTAAGAGATTCGCGCTGACGGTCGCATGGCTGATATCAAATGAGGTGTAAGATAAGCCGTAGCCAAACGGATAGGCGACCGGTTGGTTGAATGTCTGGTAATAACGATATCCGACATAAATATCCTCATTATAATATTCATTGTCCAGAACGCCGTCACCGTTTTCGTCAATGCCGGGGAAGTTACGGGCACTGGCAGCAGACGGAACATCTTTATAATGAAGCGGGAAGCTTTGCGCCAGTTTGCCACTTGGGTTGACATCTCCGGATAAAATATCAGCTATAGCGTTTCCGGTTTCCTGTCCCGGCATATAGGCCAGGACAATCCCGTCAACCTGATCACGCCATTCA harbors:
- a CDS encoding ABC transporter substrate-binding protein, which translates into the protein MMKINSKAKLLPLAVMMSVAFTANAAEKVLKFSEDGTPTTFDPVQSGTTYSNTIVTAVYDTLYEYRYLKVPYELKPNLAVDMPTVSDDGLTYTIKIKPGIHFIDDPAFKNGKGREVTAKDFVYSIKRHFDPKNMSQGSWLWTDKIAGLDQWGKDGADYSKPVEGLKALDKYTIQIKLNQKFPQMTYTLAMGYSALVPREAVEKYGREFGLHPVGSGPFKLTSHNSTKTVLLKNPGYRHEVFHLKEAGYDPKTQGYTGIAELEGKTLPIVDRVEANWVKQVSARWNSFSKGNEIVNTTLQNEQLETVLASRHPVKLKPEYAEKDNFRVATESGMVFNMFNFDNEYFARSSDPKINAQNKALRCAIIKSFNWPERISRFYLGMGEAYPGFIVPGTDGFDPNMDKSSITQDIAGAKKLLKENGWNARNLPVLVYPASNSGVRDKQFYEQFRGNLMKIGYPKKKIKLKAYANFGDFNKDLKQSKTMLVPMGWGLDYPDAENTLQLFYGPNRSPGANSANYNNPEYDKLFKKASVMQPSPERTAIYKQLNQMLVDDCVGMGSFSRTRVKIWHKNVIMWPQRDILGNYLKYVDVK
- a CDS encoding hemolysin family protein; translation: MEIIILMALILLNGVLAMSEIALVTAKKNRLQKQAEEGDKAAARAILLGEEPTQFLSTVQIGITAIGLLNGIFGEAALAGPLAELLHHSGLSIQACTGIATAIVVISITYITIVIGELVPKRLAQTHAESIARMMAFPVSILATSAKPFVFLLAYSTDFILFLCGERTQKRAELTEEDIEAVLDEGSQTGLIDPHEHEMVRNALRLDERKVTSLMTPRSETIFLDASHPVSSNLQTLLNSEHAWFPVCNGGFDHIKGITSSKHLLRQQLKGELNHGNIADTLLPAVYIPENWNGTRLLEHFRDTGDPMVFIVDEYGDLQGIVTALDLLEALTGEFKNRHPEDLWSVENEDGSWVLDGLIPIVVVQDILKLKSLPGEEEEKGAYHTLGGMLMWLFNNLPEAGDQIRWQGWQFEIITLDGNRIDKVKAIQETACDPEKQPPES